Sequence from the Prunus persica cultivar Lovell chromosome G5, Prunus_persica_NCBIv2, whole genome shotgun sequence genome:
aaaGGACAGAGATCGAGAGAGGAGGATACGGGAGAGGGAGAGGCGTAGGGACATTGATACTGATGAtactgatgatgatgttagGGAGCGTGGTAGGAAGCGGCATAGGAAAGATGAAAATGAGTacaaggagaaagagagggaaaggAGTAGCAGCAGGTCAAACAGACATAGGGATGATGGAGATGGGAGCCCGAGAAAGAAGAGTGATGAAGATGATTCAGTTAAGAAAGAGAAGCAGCCAACTCGTGAGGAGGAGTTAGAGGATGAACAGCGGAAATTGGATGAGGAAATGGAAAAGCGGAGAAGGAGAGTTCAGGAGTGGCAAGAgttaaaaaggaagaaggaagaatctgagagagagaaacgtGGGGAAGGGGATGTTGATGAACCTAAGTCCGGCAAGGCCTGGACTCTTGAAGGAGAatctgatgatgaagaagtacCCTCATTAGGGAAATCAGAGAGGGATATGGATGTTGATGGAGAAGACAATCTTACTGACAGAGAAGCTGGCGGAGATGCTATGGTGGTAGATTCTGAGAATGAAACAGATGCACTTACTTTGCAGAATGGGGCTGATGATGCTGTTGGTGATGAAGAAGTTGATCCATTAGATGCTTTTATGAATTCTATGGTGTTGCCTGAAGTTGAGAAGCTGAACAATGCTGTGGAACCATCAATTGTTGATGAGAAGAACAAGGATAAAAAGGATGATCTAAGTAATGGTGAACAGCCAAGGAGAGGTTCAAATAAATCTATGGGCAGAATAATTCCTGGGGAGGATTCTGACTCGGATTATGGGGACCTTGAGAATGATGATGACCCCTTAGAAGATGAAGGTGATGATGAGTTCATAAAAAGGGTGAAAAAGACAAAAGCTGAGAAGCTCTCTGTAGTTGATCACTCTAAGATAGATTATGATCCATTCCGCAAAAATTTCTATATTGAGGTGAAGGAGATCTCTAGAATGACTCCAGAACAGGTGGGTGCATATCGGAAagaattggaattgaaaatACATGGTAAGGATGTGCCAAAGCCGATCAAGACATGGCACCAAACTGGGCTTACAAGTAAAATCTTGGAAACAATAAAGAAGCTAAACTATGAAAAGCCAATGCCAATTCAGGCTCAGGCAGTGCCTGTAATTATGAGTGGTCGAGATTGTATTGGCATCGCAAAAACTGGGTCAGGCAAAACTGTTGCATTCGTGCTGCCAATGCTGAGGCATATCAAGGACCAGCCACCTGTGGTAGCAGGAGATGGACCTATTGGGCTTATAATGGCACCAACTAGGGAGCTTGTTCAGCAGATTCACAGTGATATTAAAAAGTTTACCAAGGTACTGGGTCTCAGGTGTGTGCCTGTGTATGGAGGTTCTGGTGTTGCCCAACAAATTAGTGAATTGAAGAGGGGAGCTGAAATTGTTGTCTGTACACCCGGTAGGATGATTGACATACTTTGTACAAGTGGAGGGAGAATAACAAATCTGCGTAGAGTAACGTATTTGGTAGTGGATGAAGCTGATCGAATGTTTGACATGGGTTTTGAACCTCAAATCACTCGAATTGTTCAAAATATTCGGCCAGATCGTCAAACTGTATTGTTTTCTGCCACCTTCCCTCGCCAGGTTGAAGTCTTGGCACGCAAAGTCTTGAACAAACCTGTGGAAATACAAGTTGGTGGTAGGAGTGTTGTGAATAAGGACATAGCACAATTGGTTGAAGTGAGGCTGGAAAATGAAAGGTTCTTGAGATTGTTAGAGTTACTTGGGGAGTggtatgagaaaggaaaaattttgatatttgtcGAGTCACAGAATAAATGTGATGCTTTATTTAGGGATCTGCTTAGGCATGGATATCCTTGTCTCTCACTTCACGGGGGCAAAGATCAAACAGATCGTGAGTCCACCATAACTGATTTTAAAAGCAATGTTTGTAATTTGTTGATTGCAACTAGTGTTGCTGCGAGAGGGTTAGATGTCAAGGAGCTTGAACTGGTGATCAACTTTGATAGTCCAAATCACTATGAAGACTATGTTCACCGTGTTGGCCGTACTGGGCGAGCTGGTCGGAAAGGCTGTGCTATAACGTTTGTCTCTGAGGAAGATGCTAGATATGCTCCAGATCTTGTCAAAGCATTGGAACTCTCTGAGCAAGTTGTTCCAGATGACCTGAAATCTCTTGCGGATAGTTTCACTGCAAAAGTAAATCAGGGACTCGAGCAAGCCCATGGAACTGGTTACGGAGGAAgtggttttaaatttaatgaagaggaagatgaagtGAGGAGAGCAGCAAAGAAAGCACAAGCCAAAGAATATGGTTTTGAGGATGACAAGTCAGAttcagaagatgaagatgaaggtaTCCGAAAGGCAGGGGGTGACATTTCACAGCAGGCTGCCCTTGCTCAGATAGCAGCCATTGCTGCCGCCTCTAAAGGCAGTACAGCTTCAATTCAGACCCCTGTGCCTGCTGCCCAACTGCTTCCCAACAGTGGACTGCCTGTTTCTCTTCCAGGTGTCCTTGGTCTAACATTACCAGGAACAGCAGCAGCTGTGGCTGGGACTGGTTTGCCTGTTGTTGGCAATGATGGGGCAGCTCGGGCTGCAGCAATTGCAGCTGCGATGAACTTGCAGCATAATCTGGCAAAGATCCAAGCTGATGCAATGCCTGAACACTATGAAGCAGAGTTGGAGATAAATGATTTTCCACAGAATGCTCGATGGAAGGTTACCCACAAGGAAACTTTGGGACCTATATCAGAGTGGACTGGAGCTGCCATTACTACGAGGGGTCAGTATTTCCCACCAGGGAAGGTTGCAGGACCAGGAGATCGCAAACTCTACTTGTTTATTGAGGGCCCTACTGAACAGTCTGTCAAGAGAGCCAAAGCAGAATTAAAACGTGTTTTGGAAGATATCTCAAATCAGGCATTATCACTTCCTGGTGGAGCACAGCAAGGCAGATATCAAGTTCTATAAGTGTGAGATCTTAACTCCAACTTACTTTAGGCATACTGTTATCGGCTTATGCTGAACTTAATTTGCTTCTCAGTTCCTGGTCAATTGTTTCTCAGTCCCCTAATGAATTCCATATTGAATGGTTCTGGTTAACTGATTTGATGAGGACATCTTTGTCAAACCCATTAGGGTTTACAAACgaaagagatggaagagggaactattaattagtttcctaatttatttgttagttcCTAGGTTCTCTAAGTTTTCCAGATTTCATtaggatttttagtttttccaaatttcagtaggatttctaagtttcctattttatttggattaggatttctttcctagaataagtttaatttttcttttcactctAGGGTTagattattataaatacccaGTCTATGTAATTCATTATAGAGTTGAGATTTGAGATATTAAGAAAAGTTTACTTTCCAGAGATTGGAGACTCCTTGGTGTGAAGCCAAGGCATCTTTTACCacctattttctgtttttccatTGTTTTCGCTTCCGCTAAATTACCCAAATACTCAACTCACCCATATCCTACATCATGATTTCCTTGCACTTTACTGCTGGATAAAATATTCAACTTGTAAGAGAACCAAATTTGTTAATGTCTGAGTGAAATCTcattaatcttttcctgaatcCAGGTTAAGCTTGATTTACAATTGTCATTTAGGAAGTCATTTTATATTGACAATGAGGAATCAGATACAGATTGGATTTTGTTGTGTGAACTGTTACAAATTTGTCTTGCTTTGCGCAATTTTCTGGCcccttttgattttcttttctttttttttgtttatcgtTTCCATGGTGCGAGGGATGTTATATGCATATGCTCGCATGTTCAATATTGTCTCTGCCCATTACAAAGCTGTCCAAGAGATGCGACCGTGGTGCGACACTTTCTCCTCATGTTACTGTTCTTCATTTTGAACGGATGTGCTTAGAATCTTCTGGtccattttctgttttgtttgtgttCCATGAGTGGTGAGATTTGTGATTACTATTTATGTATTTGATTGCTCTAGTTTCCTTTTTGGTGATTGTTTCCAGGTATTGTCTTGAAATTTCTGGAGCCAATGCAGCTACATATACATACTTCCTTAAGGTAGAGCACTGGATTACATCTGAAGAGAGGCTTTTAGTAGGAGGTCCATTATTTCTTGTTCTGCATCCTTTCTGTACTGTTAAAAGGTGAACTTTACTTCCGTTCAATCAGATGGTCTCAAAATGGATTTGCTTTTGGGGCATTGTTTGCTATAACGGGTGACTGAGCTCCTCGCAGAGATCACCAGTCCTGTGCCTTCTGCTTTGTTGCCATATGGGGTTGCTACACCTTTGTTGTGGAGGCTGCTTTTGACTTTGTTCTttaccttttttatttctgtgtTCATTGTAGTTGATGGGAATGCTTTAATGATCCAAAGTTGAGGCTGTGCTTTTGCattctattaaaaatattggttttgtttgtttttagtaGTTTAATTGGCCGCCTTTCTATTGGAGATCTTAATTTAGGAAGTAGATGAGCAACAGTGAAGCTTTGCTGATgcgttgtttgtttgtttcagcTTGAGctatcaaagaagaaaagttaaaAGGAAATGACCACCTCATCCATCAAATACTTGACATGAATGCTTTCAATTGAGTCCACCACTGGTGAGCAGATATCGGTGTGGAGAGTGGTCCCCACCCTATCAGCTGCTGGGTTTGATGATGACGGGACAGGTGCTTAGGTTTAGGAAAGGCCTAGAAGAAATTGGCGCTCGCTTGCTTCATACGGTAGCAGAAACAGTAGGGTGATTTTacatggttttttcttttcgtatCCCGAGTGGTTGGTTTTAGCAATTGTGATTACTATGCGTACTAATGTCTGAAATGGTTAGATACTACCGGAATTGTATGTGGCCTCACTCGGCTCGTAACCCAGAGCTTGTTGTCTGATAATCTgtcttaaattaaattattctgTTGTTATTCTTGTCATGTGTTGTTTCACCTTCCTCTTAGTCTCACctgtccttttcttttctcacagACGGCCATATGAAATTTATGCCCTACTCTGTCAACCATTACTTTCTCTAGCTCGAGCTCTAATGAATTTTAAGGCCATTCACCACCCAAAGGAAAAGATGTATATGGTTGCGTAATGGGGatttctcttcatcttctctCATTGTTTTTGGCCGACTGAGAAAAGGAAGGGGGAAAATTCGAACCTAAGACCACTTGGGAGCGCATAAAAAATTTAGGCGAATCCAACTAAGGTCTCATTGGTTCCTCTTCCCTCTAATAGTTAGAAGTTTGCATCATGTACTGCAAGTCTACAACGGTCTTCGAAAAATACTCACTCCCTTCCTCTCAAATTTGATCCAAACTTTGCTGGTTTTTGTTAGTGTTTGAAGAATCATTGGTTTCTCTCGTACCGAATCTTTGTTTCTGAGTTGTTGGATCTGGATTGCTTAGCTGATATAAAAATAGCTAATGGGACAAATGAATGGTAAAAAAAATGCGGACGGCGGATGACTGAGCGAGGAATGGGTGGAGCCTGGAGGTGCAAGAGGACGTTTTGTGATTTTCTTCGTCTTCCTTTTTTGTCTTGTAGTT
This genomic interval carries:
- the LOC18775827 gene encoding DEAD-box ATP-dependent RNA helicase 42, encoding MEEGKHKSRKEGESKRSHRDRQREKQRNGERHRDKDKDKRDRDSRRSEREKSSDSEDRYDREKHRDRDTDRTRSRDDERERTRDRKREKDKEKEKERERAREKEKEREREREREREREKERDREKEREKEKEKERERERERREREREGEDREREKREREREREKDRDRERRIRERERRRDIDTDDTDDDVRERGRKRHRKDENEYKEKERERSSSRSNRHRDDGDGSPRKKSDEDDSVKKEKQPTREEELEDEQRKLDEEMEKRRRRVQEWQELKRKKEESEREKRGEGDVDEPKSGKAWTLEGESDDEEVPSLGKSERDMDVDGEDNLTDREAGGDAMVVDSENETDALTLQNGADDAVGDEEVDPLDAFMNSMVLPEVEKLNNAVEPSIVDEKNKDKKDDLSNGEQPRRGSNKSMGRIIPGEDSDSDYGDLENDDDPLEDEGDDEFIKRVKKTKAEKLSVVDHSKIDYDPFRKNFYIEVKEISRMTPEQVGAYRKELELKIHGKDVPKPIKTWHQTGLTSKILETIKKLNYEKPMPIQAQAVPVIMSGRDCIGIAKTGSGKTVAFVLPMLRHIKDQPPVVAGDGPIGLIMAPTRELVQQIHSDIKKFTKVLGLRCVPVYGGSGVAQQISELKRGAEIVVCTPGRMIDILCTSGGRITNLRRVTYLVVDEADRMFDMGFEPQITRIVQNIRPDRQTVLFSATFPRQVEVLARKVLNKPVEIQVGGRSVVNKDIAQLVEVRLENERFLRLLELLGEWYEKGKILIFVESQNKCDALFRDLLRHGYPCLSLHGGKDQTDRESTITDFKSNVCNLLIATSVAARGLDVKELELVINFDSPNHYEDYVHRVGRTGRAGRKGCAITFVSEEDARYAPDLVKALELSEQVVPDDLKSLADSFTAKVNQGLEQAHGTGYGGSGFKFNEEEDEVRRAAKKAQAKEYGFEDDKSDSEDEDEGIRKAGGDISQQAALAQIAAIAAASKGSTASIQTPVPAAQLLPNSGLPVSLPGVLGLTLPGTAAAVAGTGLPVVGNDGAARAAAIAAAMNLQHNLAKIQADAMPEHYEAELEINDFPQNARWKVTHKETLGPISEWTGAAITTRGQYFPPGKVAGPGDRKLYLFIEGPTEQSVKRAKAELKRVLEDISNQALSLPGGAQQGRYQVL